One Desulfovibrio sp. UIB00 DNA window includes the following coding sequences:
- a CDS encoding TIM44-like domain-containing protein has product MQIKAFLTILVLLCCSLMFALSDDALAARLGGGGSFGSKPFMSTPAPRPQTTFQNKPSAAQPQAQAAPAARPGGMFGGMGGLMGGLLAGTLIGSLLGGHGFAGGGFMDILLIGLMIFLGLKLFAAFRGSQRPAQASAGAQDAQAAQPEAGMMRNDSASNGWDALRGQGGAGEAEAPGPQIPMPPGFDADEFLRGAKMAYTRLQTAWDKRDMNDIAQFTTEAVQKSVREQMEADPKPSTTEILLVNAQLLGVTDEGQEQYAQVFFDVLLRESPEQQTPSSAREVWHFMRPVTGGNWKLDGIQQVE; this is encoded by the coding sequence ATGCAAATAAAAGCTTTTTTGACGATTCTTGTTCTGCTTTGCTGTTCGCTTATGTTCGCCCTGTCTGATGACGCACTTGCCGCTCGTCTTGGAGGCGGGGGGTCGTTTGGCAGCAAGCCCTTTATGAGCACGCCTGCGCCCCGTCCACAGACCACTTTCCAGAATAAGCCCAGCGCCGCTCAGCCTCAGGCACAAGCGGCCCCTGCCGCGCGGCCTGGCGGTATGTTTGGCGGTATGGGCGGCCTCATGGGCGGCCTGCTTGCCGGTACGCTCATAGGCTCGCTCTTGGGCGGTCATGGCTTTGCTGGCGGCGGTTTTATGGATATCCTGCTCATCGGCCTGATGATTTTCCTCGGCCTCAAGCTTTTTGCCGCCTTTCGCGGCTCGCAGAGGCCAGCGCAAGCATCCGCAGGCGCGCAAGACGCACAGGCCGCGCAGCCCGAAGCGGGCATGATGCGTAATGACAGTGCGAGCAATGGCTGGGACGCACTGCGTGGGCAGGGCGGCGCTGGCGAAGCTGAAGCTCCCGGCCCGCAGATTCCGATGCCTCCCGGTTTTGATGCCGATGAATTCCTGCGCGGGGCCAAGATGGCATACACCCGTTTGCAGACGGCCTGGGACAAGCGCGACATGAACGATATCGCGCAGTTCACCACCGAGGCCGTGCAGAAATCAGTGCGCGAGCAGATGGAAGCCGATCCCAAGCCGAGCACCACAGAAATTCTGCTGGTCAATGCCCAGCTGCTCGGTGTGACCGATGAAGGTCAGGAGCAGTACGCACAGGTGTTCTTTGACGTGCTCCTGCGTGAAAGCCCTGAACAGCAGACGCCGTCTTCCGCGCGCGAAGTGTGGCACTTTATGCGCCCTGTGACAGGCGGCAACTGGAAGCTGGACGGCATCCAGCAGGTTGAATAA
- a CDS encoding 4Fe-4S dicluster domain-containing protein, which yields MLRIIKERLHQKYRTLDYPKLQPSLSPRYLGRPELAQVSCGSCRACYAACPAGALLPTAGAEDSTPTLDMGRCTFCGACRAACPKGAFTFTGQHRMASFTREGLLVIPGQAFAEQPTPSRFSLFRRSLKLRQVSAAGCNACEADSNVLTTLVFDLGRFGIDFVASPRHADGIAVTGPVSENMRLALLDTFKATPQPRVVIAVGACAISGGLFRESEQCNRGVSELLPVDLYIPGCPPNPWTILDGLTSLQK from the coding sequence ATGCTGCGTATTATCAAGGAACGCCTGCACCAAAAATACCGCACGCTGGATTACCCCAAACTCCAGCCCTCGCTCTCGCCCCGGTATCTGGGCCGGCCCGAGCTTGCACAGGTTTCCTGCGGCTCGTGCCGCGCCTGCTACGCGGCCTGTCCCGCTGGTGCCCTGCTGCCCACCGCTGGTGCCGAAGACAGTACTCCCACGCTGGACATGGGGCGCTGCACCTTTTGCGGCGCATGCCGTGCCGCCTGCCCCAAGGGTGCCTTTACCTTTACCGGGCAACACCGCATGGCGTCCTTTACCCGCGAGGGCCTGCTGGTAATTCCCGGTCAGGCGTTTGCAGAGCAGCCCACGCCGTCCCGGTTTTCCCTGTTCCGCCGCTCGCTCAAGCTGCGGCAGGTCAGCGCCGCAGGCTGCAACGCCTGCGAGGCCGACAGCAACGTGCTCACCACTCTGGTGTTTGACCTTGGGCGCTTTGGCATCGATTTTGTGGCCTCGCCCCGCCATGCTGACGGTATTGCCGTGACTGGCCCGGTTTCGGAAAACATGCGGCTGGCCCTGCTTGACACCTTCAAGGCAACTCCGCAGCCGCGCGTTGTCATTGCCGTGGGGGCTTGCGCCATTTCCGGCGGGCTGTTCCGCGAGAGCGAGCAGTGCAACCGTGGCGTGAGCGAACTGCTGCCCGTTGATCTGTATATTCCCGGCTGCCCGCCTAATCCGTGGACAATTCTTGACGGGCTGACCTCGCTGCAAAAATAA
- a CDS encoding hydrogenase has product MLFDYRDTVPLSGMPPVSVEELGAFVRRYIAEGWRLLALFGLPESSDENAPAGLCCVLAQDSSHYLAAMRTAPLQFYASMTPATPQTHLFEREIFEQWGIRPEGHPWLKSVRRIPDAAEANARTQAEGGSLAAAPGQAAQPYPFYRVEGEEIHEVAVGPVHAGVIEPGHFRFQCHGENVLNLEIALGYQHRGLERMLVRGPLARCLPLLECAAGDTTIGHATAHCVLLERLAGCVVGPRAHRLRRVGLELERLANHTGDLGAIAGDTGFLPTASWNGRIRGDFLNTTACLCGNRFGRGLLRPGGTAYDLDAEGCADMLARIKAAGRDVRGAVDVMLHTESVLERLTGTGYVSRETAQNLGLVGMAARSCGLKIDARFHFPLADLPTRDCAPRVENTGDVLARTLVRSKEIDDSLRLLEADLSTLANLPPLAERPDAEALASLPPDTLAVSQVEGWRGEICHVAVTGPDGRFLTYKAIDPSFHNWSGLAMALRGNQISDFPLCNKSFNLSYCGHDL; this is encoded by the coding sequence ATGCTATTCGATTACCGCGATACCGTGCCGCTGTCGGGCATGCCCCCTGTTTCTGTTGAAGAACTGGGAGCTTTTGTGCGCCGCTACATTGCCGAAGGCTGGCGTCTGCTGGCCCTGTTCGGCCTGCCGGAATCTTCGGACGAAAACGCCCCTGCGGGATTGTGCTGCGTACTGGCTCAGGACAGTTCGCACTATCTGGCCGCCATGCGCACCGCCCCCTTGCAATTTTATGCTTCCATGACGCCCGCCACGCCTCAGACGCATCTGTTTGAACGCGAGATATTTGAACAATGGGGCATACGACCCGAGGGCCATCCCTGGCTCAAAAGTGTGCGCCGCATCCCGGACGCCGCCGAAGCCAATGCCAGAACGCAGGCCGAAGGCGGCTCGCTTGCCGCAGCGCCCGGACAGGCTGCCCAGCCCTATCCCTTCTACAGGGTTGAAGGCGAAGAAATTCATGAGGTTGCCGTTGGCCCCGTACATGCCGGGGTTATTGAGCCGGGGCATTTCCGCTTTCAGTGTCATGGCGAAAATGTGCTGAACCTTGAAATTGCCTTGGGCTATCAACACCGTGGGCTTGAGCGTATGCTTGTGCGCGGCCCTCTTGCCCGCTGTCTGCCCCTGCTGGAATGCGCCGCAGGCGATACAACCATAGGCCATGCCACGGCCCATTGCGTACTGCTTGAGCGCCTTGCGGGCTGCGTGGTCGGCCCGCGCGCTCACCGTCTGCGGCGGGTGGGCCTTGAGCTTGAGCGACTTGCCAACCACACGGGCGACCTTGGGGCCATTGCCGGGGATACGGGCTTTTTGCCGACTGCTTCATGGAATGGCCGCATTCGCGGTGATTTTCTCAACACCACAGCCTGTCTGTGCGGCAATCGGTTTGGCCGGGGGCTGCTGCGCCCCGGCGGCACGGCCTATGATCTTGACGCTGAAGGCTGCGCAGACATGCTCGCACGCATCAAGGCGGCAGGGCGCGATGTGCGCGGCGCTGTGGACGTGATGCTGCACACCGAAAGCGTGCTTGAACGCCTCACGGGCACGGGCTACGTCAGCAGGGAAACTGCCCAGAATCTCGGATTGGTGGGCATGGCCGCGCGATCCTGCGGACTCAAAATTGACGCGCGTTTCCACTTTCCCCTTGCCGACCTGCCCACCAGGGACTGCGCGCCGCGTGTTGAAAACACGGGTGATGTTCTGGCCCGCACCCTCGTACGCAGCAAGGAGATTGACGATTCCCTGCGCCTGCTTGAGGCGGACCTTTCCACCCTCGCCAACCTGCCCCCCCTTGCGGAACGGCCAGACGCAGAGGCCCTTGCGTCCCTTCCGCCCGATACCCTCGCAGTATCGCAGGTTGAGGGCTGGCGCGGCGAAATCTGCCACGTGGCTGTTACCGGGCCTGACGGTAGATTTTTGACCTACAAGGCCATCGATCCTTCGTTCCACAATTGGTCAGGCCTTGCCATGGCCCTGCGCGGCAACCAGATTTCCGACTTCCCGCTCTGCAACAAGAGTTTCAACCTCTCGTACTGCGGACACGATCTGTGA
- a CDS encoding proton-conducting transporter membrane subunit, translated as MLTALLFIPLCAGCIMLLWGRAVICRLGLPLTALAHTALAAAIAVKVARGEAPSELGGLLAPDALGVLFLMLASLLFLTASFYAVHYLREEERIGEHTNILDHGRFTNAPERRFTACLCFFLGAMTLVTITPHMGAQWVGIEATTLSSAQLIYFHRHKSSLEATWKYLIICSVGIALALLGNILLAVSFHGAEGATGAADGMDQVGWFVRNAGLAEPTWLKAAFVFLLVGYGTKMGLAPLHNWLPDAHSQAPSLVSALLSGALLNCAMLGMLRGHQIMLAAGLGGLSGGMLMFFGILSLMTAAIFIVGQGHYKRMLAYSSVEHMGILALGIGVGGVAVPGAMLHAVCHSLTKCMLFLLSGNILARYHTYSSYDVHGMRWTMPATAALWTAGFLAVAGSPPFGLFVSELLIFKGMLAADLPWLSAGYLVLLAIIFVGLSVSVLRMVQGNRPVDLPPANTEPVLSVLPPLVLGLTVLTLGLWIPDWLWNFLNRAAALIGA; from the coding sequence ATGCTGACAGCACTTCTTTTCATCCCCCTGTGCGCAGGCTGCATCATGCTGCTCTGGGGCCGCGCCGTCATCTGCCGACTCGGCCTGCCGCTCACGGCACTGGCGCACACAGCCCTTGCCGCCGCGATTGCCGTCAAGGTCGCGCGCGGAGAAGCCCCTTCAGAGCTTGGCGGGCTGCTGGCCCCGGACGCGCTGGGCGTGCTGTTTCTGATGTTGGCGAGCCTGCTGTTTCTTACCGCGTCGTTCTATGCCGTGCATTACCTGCGGGAAGAAGAACGCATCGGCGAACACACCAACATTCTGGATCACGGGCGCTTCACCAATGCGCCAGAGCGCCGCTTCACAGCCTGTCTGTGCTTTTTTCTCGGGGCCATGACGCTTGTGACCATCACGCCGCACATGGGCGCGCAGTGGGTGGGCATTGAGGCGACCACGCTTTCAAGCGCCCAGCTCATTTATTTTCACCGTCACAAGAGTTCGCTGGAAGCCACCTGGAAGTACCTGATCATATGCTCTGTGGGCATTGCCCTGGCCCTGCTGGGCAACATATTGCTCGCCGTGTCGTTTCACGGTGCGGAAGGCGCCACTGGCGCAGCTGACGGCATGGATCAGGTGGGCTGGTTTGTGCGTAATGCGGGCCTTGCCGAACCCACGTGGCTCAAGGCGGCCTTTGTTTTTCTGCTGGTGGGCTACGGCACCAAGATGGGCCTCGCCCCTCTGCACAACTGGTTGCCCGATGCCCACAGTCAGGCTCCTTCGCTGGTTTCGGCCCTGCTTTCTGGCGCATTGCTCAACTGCGCCATGCTGGGCATGCTGCGCGGGCACCAGATCATGCTGGCTGCGGGGCTTGGCGGGCTTTCGGGCGGCATGCTCATGTTTTTCGGCATTCTTTCGCTCATGACAGCCGCCATCTTTATTGTGGGGCAAGGCCACTACAAGCGCATGCTGGCCTATTCCAGCGTTGAGCACATGGGCATTCTGGCTCTGGGCATAGGCGTGGGCGGTGTGGCTGTGCCCGGCGCAATGCTGCATGCGGTCTGCCATTCACTCACAAAATGCATGCTCTTTCTGCTTTCTGGCAACATCCTTGCCCGCTACCACACCTATTCCAGCTACGACGTACACGGCATGCGCTGGACCATGCCCGCCACGGCGGCACTGTGGACAGCAGGATTTCTGGCTGTAGCCGGATCGCCGCCCTTTGGGCTTTTTGTCAGCGAGCTGCTCATCTTCAAGGGCATGCTGGCAGCAGACCTGCCCTGGCTTTCCGCCGGGTATCTGGTGCTGCTGGCCATAATATTTGTCGGGCTTTCCGTGTCGGTGCTGCGCATGGTGCAGGGCAACCGCCCCGTGGATCTGCCGCCCGCAAACACCGAGCCAGTGCTGAGCGTCCTGCCGCCGCTGGTGCTGGGGCTGACCGTGCTGACTCTGGGCCTGTGGATTCCTGACTGGCTGTGGAATTTTCTTAACCGCGCCGCTGCGCTCATAGGCGCGTAA
- a CDS encoding hydrogenase-4 component E: protein MTTLLQSCLFLLVLSNFLLLGTRRVAGMTRLTAFQGVLLAALLLSLDHALLAGAVLLIKGALLPGLLWRTQKRLPADALICPARRVGFGVLAGMAGLVFSIWLDGKLVMPLGLYPPLLLPTGLTTLFCGFILIVGRIKAITQVIGYLVAENGIFLLGVPLMTGGTVWFELALLLDVFVAVFVMGIAINHISDSFASIDVARFRSLRD from the coding sequence ATGACCACGCTTTTACAGTCCTGCCTTTTCCTTCTGGTATTAAGCAATTTTCTGCTGCTTGGAACGCGCCGCGTTGCGGGTATGACGCGCCTGACCGCCTTTCAGGGCGTTTTGCTGGCAGCCCTGCTGCTGAGCCTTGATCACGCCCTGCTGGCCGGGGCTGTGTTGCTGATCAAGGGCGCGCTGCTGCCCGGTTTGCTGTGGCGCACCCAAAAACGGCTGCCCGCCGATGCCCTGATCTGCCCGGCCCGCCGCGTGGGCTTCGGCGTGCTGGCTGGCATGGCCGGCCTCGTGTTTTCCATCTGGCTGGACGGCAAGCTGGTCATGCCGCTGGGCCTTTATCCGCCCCTGCTGCTGCCAACAGGGCTGACAACGCTGTTTTGCGGCTTTATCCTCATCGTGGGGCGCATCAAGGCCATCACACAGGTCATCGGCTATCTGGTGGCGGAAAACGGCATTTTTCTGCTGGGCGTGCCGCTCATGACAGGCGGCACGGTGTGGTTTGAGCTGGCCCTTCTGCTGGACGTTTTCGTGGCCGTGTTTGTTATGGGCATAGCCATCAACCATATCAGCGATTCCTTCGCCTCCATTGACGTGGCGCGGTTCCGCAGCCTCAGGGATTAG
- a CDS encoding NADH-quinone oxidoreductase subunit H yields the protein MKAELAVYLAQFALSLILAPLLPGIINRVKAKFAGRHGKPVLQTYYDIAKLLRKGEVISRTSTWIFAAAPSISLAGAICALALLPLGGAVSPLAFAGDFVLAAYLLGMGRFAVMLGALDTGSAFEGMGASREATFSALAEPVLFLALMVLTSLCLGLGHGTETAFSLSTMFGGQTAGAWLTGKGELLLLPVIFFVLLLVENCRIPVDDPNTHLELTMIHEVMVLDHSGPNLALILYGAALKLWFFAALIAGLITPALPLWEQLGVRLGIVLLLAVVVGIVESIMARLRMERVPYLLGAAAGMGMLTLILTQARLP from the coding sequence ATGAAAGCCGAGCTTGCAGTCTATCTTGCGCAGTTTGCCCTGTCCCTGATTCTGGCCCCCCTGCTGCCCGGCATCATCAACCGGGTCAAGGCCAAATTTGCCGGACGCCACGGTAAGCCCGTGCTACAAACCTACTATGACATCGCCAAACTGCTGCGCAAGGGCGAGGTGATCAGCCGCACATCCACATGGATATTTGCCGCCGCCCCCTCCATATCCCTGGCAGGCGCAATCTGCGCGCTGGCCCTGCTGCCCCTTGGCGGCGCGGTTTCGCCCCTGGCCTTTGCTGGCGACTTTGTGCTGGCCGCCTATCTGCTGGGCATGGGGCGCTTTGCCGTCATGCTGGGCGCGCTGGATACCGGCTCGGCATTTGAAGGCATGGGAGCGAGCCGCGAGGCCACATTCTCCGCCCTTGCGGAACCCGTTCTTTTTCTGGCGCTCATGGTGCTCACCAGCCTGTGCCTCGGTCTTGGGCACGGCACCGAAACAGCATTCAGCCTCTCCACCATGTTTGGCGGGCAGACTGCCGGGGCATGGCTGACAGGCAAGGGCGAGCTGCTGCTCCTGCCCGTGATCTTTTTTGTGCTGCTGCTGGTGGAAAACTGCCGTATCCCGGTGGACGACCCCAACACGCACCTTGAACTGACCATGATCCACGAGGTCATGGTGCTTGACCATTCCGGCCCCAATCTGGCCCTGATACTTTACGGTGCTGCCCTCAAGCTGTGGTTTTTCGCCGCGCTCATTGCGGGCCTCATCACTCCCGCGCTGCCCTTGTGGGAGCAACTGGGGGTGCGTCTTGGCATTGTACTGCTGCTGGCCGTGGTTGTGGGCATTGTGGAATCCATCATGGCCCGCCTGCGCATGGAGCGCGTGCCCTATCTGCTGGGCGCAGCAGCGGGCATGGGCATGCTCACGCTTATTCTGACCCAGGCGAGGTTGCCATGA
- a CDS encoding proton-conducting transporter membrane subunit has protein sequence MFLFITAIGILAATAALCALLAVRPPSKATGRAANAAGVIGAFAGCFVGLCALASGPWAGQESLRLPLALPVGSCALGMDALSRLFLLPVFGLGFVCAASGGIALRHEEPARHNLAAHWFFFHMLLIGLALVMTARDAVLFMLAWEIMSLAPFFLIDFNDGDSKVRDASWVYLVAAHLGAVALMAFFTLLWQVTGDTSLDALQGGAVLAQVLEQAQGYSGPGLLTVLFVLAVAGFGAKAGLAPLHVWLPEAHPAAPSHVSALLSGAMINAGFYGMIRSVGMLAPAGAAPEWWGWALLLLGLATGLMGILKATAQSNLKRLLAYSSVENMGLMVMGLGAGLIGQSCGNAWIAVLGFSGALLHMLNHSAFKGLLFLCAGEVLHATGTVRMQHLGGLQKRLPLLGAAFAIGAAAIACLPPFNGFAGELVMGLSLLDGPALFGVERQVGLLLALAGLACISGLAAALYAKAYGIAFLGEPRSGFAASVHPLSWRTLWPLALPAAVCLAGGLAAPCFFDLAAGAAQSALPLPPAFQQAGLAGLTQAHTSLAAVAKIGGAGLGLTLIILFVRRCLLKKRAVESMPTWGCGFQGGSARIQYTDAAFSEPTAKIFAPVMGLKTRLQLDDGLFPTGGQLSVTAPDRLRSGLFTPLFTAVENLCNACKVIQHGKIHLYILYILATLVALLVWGLHS, from the coding sequence ATGTTCCTTTTTATCACGGCCATCGGCATATTGGCGGCAACAGCCGCCCTGTGCGCACTCTTGGCCGTGCGCCCGCCCTCAAAGGCAACCGGACGCGCGGCCAATGCGGCTGGCGTTATCGGGGCCTTTGCGGGCTGTTTTGTCGGCTTGTGCGCTCTTGCTTCCGGCCCCTGGGCCGGGCAGGAGAGCCTGCGCCTGCCTCTGGCCTTGCCCGTGGGTTCCTGCGCCCTGGGCATGGATGCCCTGAGCCGTCTTTTTTTGCTGCCAGTGTTTGGTCTGGGTTTTGTTTGCGCCGCCTCTGGCGGCATTGCCCTACGACATGAAGAACCAGCGCGCCACAACCTTGCGGCGCACTGGTTCTTTTTTCATATGCTCCTGATCGGCCTTGCCCTGGTGATGACCGCGCGCGATGCCGTGCTGTTCATGCTGGCGTGGGAAATCATGTCGCTGGCGCCCTTCTTTCTTATCGATTTCAATGACGGCGACAGCAAGGTGCGCGACGCCTCCTGGGTCTACCTTGTGGCTGCCCACCTGGGCGCTGTGGCCCTGATGGCCTTCTTTACCCTGCTCTGGCAGGTCACGGGCGACACCTCGCTTGACGCCCTCCAAGGCGGGGCTGTGCTTGCGCAGGTGCTTGAACAGGCGCAAGGCTATTCCGGCCCCGGCCTGCTCACGGTGCTGTTTGTGCTGGCCGTGGCCGGATTTGGAGCCAAGGCTGGGCTTGCCCCCCTGCACGTATGGCTGCCCGAGGCGCACCCTGCCGCGCCAAGCCATGTTTCGGCCCTGCTCTCCGGGGCCATGATCAATGCTGGATTTTACGGCATGATCCGTAGCGTGGGCATGTTGGCCCCTGCGGGCGCGGCACCTGAATGGTGGGGCTGGGCACTACTGTTGCTGGGCCTTGCCACGGGCCTCATGGGAATTTTAAAGGCCACGGCCCAAAGCAACCTCAAAAGGCTGCTCGCCTATTCCAGCGTGGAAAACATGGGCCTGATGGTCATGGGGCTGGGCGCCGGGCTTATCGGCCAGAGCTGCGGCAATGCGTGGATTGCTGTTCTGGGATTTTCCGGCGCGCTGCTGCACATGCTCAACCACTCTGCATTCAAGGGGCTGCTCTTCCTGTGCGCAGGCGAAGTGCTGCACGCCACAGGAACCGTGCGCATGCAGCATCTGGGCGGGCTTCAAAAACGTCTGCCCCTGCTTGGCGCGGCCTTTGCCATAGGCGCAGCGGCCATTGCCTGCCTGCCGCCTTTTAACGGATTTGCGGGCGAACTCGTGATGGGCCTTTCCCTGCTGGACGGCCCCGCGCTTTTTGGCGTGGAACGACAGGTGGGCCTGCTGCTTGCCCTGGCGGGTCTTGCCTGCATCAGCGGTCTTGCGGCAGCCCTGTACGCCAAGGCCTACGGCATCGCCTTTCTGGGCGAGCCGCGTTCCGGCTTTGCCGCCAGTGTGCACCCGCTTTCCTGGCGCACGCTCTGGCCCCTGGCCCTGCCCGCCGCCGTGTGTCTGGCTGGCGGTCTGGCTGCCCCCTGTTTTTTTGATCTGGCAGCAGGTGCGGCGCAAAGCGCTCTGCCCTTGCCTCCGGCATTTCAGCAGGCTGGTTTGGCTGGCTTGACACAGGCGCATACAAGCCTTGCAGCTGTGGCAAAAATCGGCGGAGCCGGCCTTGGACTGACCCTGATTATCCTTTTTGTTCGGCGCTGCCTGCTTAAAAAACGCGCTGTAGAATCCATGCCCACCTGGGGCTGCGGCTTTCAGGGCGGCTCTGCCCGCATCCAGTATACGGACGCGGCTTTCTCCGAACCCACGGCAAAAATATTTGCTCCGGTCATGGGCCTCAAGACACGCCTGCAACTGGATGACGGTCTGTTCCCCACGGGCGGGCAGCTGAGTGTCACCGCGCCCGATCGCTTGCGCAGCGGCCTGTTTACACCGCTGTTTACGGCGGTGGAAAACCTGTGCAATGCCTGCAAGGTTATCCAGCACGGCAAAATCCACCTGTATATTCTGTATATTCTCGCTACGCTGGTGGCGCTGCTCGTGTGGGGGCTGCACTCATGA
- a CDS encoding UDP-glucuronic acid decarboxylase family protein, whose amino-acid sequence MHLRKRILVTGGSGFLGSQLCERLLNEGHEVLCVDNFFSSARANVEALMDNRRFELIRHDVTFPLFVEVDEIYNLACPASPIHYQHDPVQTIKTCVHGAINMLGLAKRLGARIYQASTSEVYGDPEIHPQQESYWGHVNPNGIRSCYDEGKRCAEALFFAYWRQGGLPIKVGRIFNTYGPKMHPNDGRVVSNFIIQALKGEPITIYGDGSQTRSFCYVDDLVECMIRFMASPDDFVGPMNMGNPGEFTIRELAEKVVEMIGSKSVISYEPLPCDDPKQRKPDITLAREKLGWEPKVALEEGLVKTIAYFEKQLKDGLA is encoded by the coding sequence ATGCATCTCCGCAAACGCATTCTTGTCACCGGCGGTTCCGGGTTTTTAGGTTCGCAACTGTGCGAACGCCTGCTCAACGAAGGGCACGAAGTGCTCTGCGTGGACAATTTCTTTTCCAGCGCCCGCGCCAACGTGGAAGCGCTCATGGATAACCGCAGGTTTGAGCTTATCCGCCACGACGTGACATTTCCCCTCTTTGTAGAGGTGGATGAAATTTATAATCTGGCCTGCCCGGCCTCGCCCATCCATTATCAGCATGACCCGGTGCAGACCATCAAGACCTGCGTTCACGGCGCCATCAATATGCTGGGGCTGGCCAAGCGGCTTGGCGCGCGCATTTATCAGGCGTCCACCAGTGAAGTGTACGGCGACCCCGAGATACATCCGCAGCAGGAAAGCTATTGGGGCCATGTGAACCCCAACGGCATCCGCTCCTGCTACGATGAAGGCAAACGCTGCGCCGAAGCACTGTTCTTTGCCTACTGGCGTCAAGGCGGTCTGCCCATCAAGGTGGGACGCATCTTCAATACCTACGGGCCCAAGATGCACCCCAACGATGGTCGCGTGGTCTCCAACTTCATCATTCAGGCGCTCAAGGGCGAACCCATCACCATTTACGGCGATGGCTCCCAGACCCGCTCCTTCTGCTATGTGGATGATCTTGTGGAATGCATGATCCGCTTCATGGCCTCGCCCGATGATTTTGTGGGCCCCATGAACATGGGCAACCCCGGCGAATTCACCATTCGCGAACTGGCGGAAAAGGTCGTGGAAATGATCGGCAGCAAATCCGTGATTTCTTACGAACCCCTGCCCTGCGACGACCCCAAGCAGCGCAAGCCCGACATCACCCTGGCCCGCGAAAAGCTTGGCTGGGAACCAAAGGTAGCCCTTGAAGAAGGCTTGGTTAAAACCATCGCCTACTTTGAAAAGCAGCTGAAAGACGGCCTGGCGTAG
- a CDS encoding TatD family hydrolase, whose amino-acid sequence MSKKSAARIDPLTLALPLAGVDSHAHLDGQEFDADRDAVLERARAAGIAQVGNVFLGPEEYHARRAYFDAHPEVFFLMGVHPCDGQKCTQERLATMRAAFAADPRLKAVGEIGLDFYWPDCPKEIQYQALRDQLALARAVERPVVIHCRDAEEETLMTLEGEGFAGYPLLWHCFGQGPEIARRILRNGWHISIPGPVTYKANEALREAVALIPADRMLLETDAPYLAPLPWRGKRNEPSYTVFTVRAMAEARGENPEELWRTCGDNARRFFGLPAQE is encoded by the coding sequence ATGTCGAAAAAATCAGCCGCCCGCATTGATCCCCTGACTCTGGCCCTGCCCCTTGCCGGGGTGGACAGCCACGCGCACCTTGATGGTCAGGAATTTGATGCGGATCGCGATGCCGTGCTTGAACGCGCCCGCGCGGCAGGTATTGCCCAGGTGGGCAACGTTTTTTTGGGACCGGAAGAGTATCATGCCCGCCGGGCTTATTTTGATGCTCACCCCGAGGTTTTTTTTCTTATGGGGGTACACCCCTGCGATGGGCAGAAGTGTACACAGGAGCGTCTTGCCACCATGCGCGCGGCCTTTGCCGCTGACCCCCGGCTCAAGGCCGTGGGCGAAATAGGGCTGGATTTTTACTGGCCTGATTGCCCGAAGGAAATCCAGTATCAGGCTCTGCGCGATCAGCTTGCCCTTGCCCGCGCCGTGGAGCGTCCGGTGGTCATTCACTGCCGCGATGCTGAAGAAGAAACGCTCATGACGCTGGAGGGCGAGGGCTTTGCCGGGTATCCGCTCTTGTGGCACTGTTTTGGACAGGGGCCGGAAATTGCGCGGCGCATCTTGCGCAACGGCTGGCACATATCCATTCCCGGCCCTGTCACGTACAAGGCCAATGAGGCCCTGCGCGAGGCCGTGGCCCTTATCCCCGCCGACCGTATGCTGCTGGAAACCGACGCCCCCTATCTTGCACCTCTGCCGTGGCGCGGCAAACGCAACGAACCGTCCTATACGGTGTTTACCGTGCGGGCCATGGCCGAAGCGAGGGGAGAAAATCCCGAAGAACTCTGGCGTACCTGCGGCGACAATGCCCGCCGGTTTTTCGGTCTGCCAGCGCAGGAATGA